In Candidatus Defluviibacterium haderslevense, the following are encoded in one genomic region:
- a CDS encoding lmo0937 family membrane protein yields MGNLLYTIAVILIIFWAIGFLGYHAGGLIHLLLVIAVIAIILRVIQGKKIV; encoded by the coding sequence ATGGGAAATTTACTTTACACAATCGCAGTCATATTGATTATTTTTTGGGCAATAGGATTTTTAGGTTATCACGCAGGAGGACTTATTCATCTTCTTTTAGTTATTGCAGTTATTGCAATTATTTTGCGAGTGATTCAAGGCAAGAAAATTGTTTAA
- a CDS encoding S9 family peptidase — protein sequence MSENNNNTTITLNELPPLIDRELFFGDPEISGAKLSPDGTWMSFIKPFQGTRNIWIKKLHDDFSTARPITADTNRPISSYFWSRDSKYVLYVQDKGGNENYHIYAVNPSDPIESNQSVPISRNLTDKEHVRVQIFSVPKSNPDLMYVGINERDPAWHDLYELSISTGTLTLIKENTERFIGWVFDRADRLRLAMKSNDDGSTDLFRIDSEGYIKIYSSTILESFYPVNFHNNGQQVYMVTDVGEAYDLSRLILFDINTTEEILVESDPLNKVDFGSVSFSDITNEMIATSYEDAKTRIYWKDKTYEADYLLLKKTFEGSEIGFSHSTKDEMTWLISVYSDTDPGAVYYYDRKVKEPIFQYRPRPAMPIHDLAQMEIIEYTSSDGLSIPAYLTHPKGIPLKNLPLVVNPHGGPWARDSWGYDAYAQLLANRGYAVLQPNFRSSTGFGKKFMDAGNKEWGDKMQDDITWGVKYLIQKGIVDPKRVGIMGGSYGGYATLAGLTFTPDLYACGVSIVGPSSLLTLLQTIPPYWEAGRKIFHERMGDPTTVEGEAQLKRQSPLFSVDNIKVPLLVVQGANDPRVKKAESDQIVVAMRDKNLAVEYICAPDEGHGFARPVNSMAFIAAAEKFLAKHLGGRYQADIKPEIEARLKEITVEVSTLVLNRD from the coding sequence ATGTCAGAAAATAACAATAACACAACTATTACACTGAATGAATTACCTCCATTAATTGACCGGGAACTATTTTTTGGGGATCCAGAAATATCTGGTGCAAAATTATCACCTGATGGAACTTGGATGAGTTTCATAAAACCATTTCAGGGAACCCGGAATATCTGGATTAAAAAGCTTCATGATGACTTTTCAACAGCAAGACCTATTACTGCAGATACCAATCGGCCCATTAGTTCTTATTTTTGGTCAAGGGACAGCAAGTATGTACTTTATGTTCAGGATAAAGGCGGCAATGAAAATTATCATATTTATGCAGTCAATCCAAGTGATCCAATAGAATCCAATCAGAGTGTTCCCATATCTAGAAATTTGACAGATAAGGAACATGTCAGGGTTCAAATATTTTCAGTACCCAAATCAAATCCTGACTTAATGTATGTAGGTATAAATGAACGGGATCCTGCGTGGCATGATTTATATGAATTGAGCATTTCTACAGGAACTTTAACATTGATCAAAGAAAACACGGAGCGATTTATCGGATGGGTTTTTGACAGAGCGGACCGGTTACGATTGGCGATGAAATCTAATGACGATGGATCTACTGATTTATTTAGAATTGATTCAGAAGGATATATAAAAATTTATTCTTCTACCATTTTAGAATCCTTCTACCCGGTCAATTTTCATAACAATGGACAACAGGTCTATATGGTAACAGATGTTGGTGAAGCCTATGATTTATCAAGACTTATATTATTTGATATTAACACCACTGAAGAAATATTAGTCGAGTCAGACCCATTGAACAAAGTTGATTTTGGTTCTGTGTCCTTTTCTGATATTACAAATGAAATGATAGCTACTTCATATGAAGATGCTAAAACCAGAATTTATTGGAAAGACAAAACTTATGAAGCTGATTATTTATTATTGAAAAAAACTTTTGAGGGATCGGAAATTGGATTTAGCCATAGCACTAAAGATGAGATGACCTGGTTGATATCTGTGTATTCTGATACAGATCCTGGTGCAGTATATTATTATGATCGAAAAGTAAAAGAACCGATTTTCCAATACAGACCACGTCCAGCTATGCCGATTCATGATTTAGCCCAAATGGAGATCATTGAATATACTTCCTCAGATGGCTTAAGCATTCCTGCATATTTAACCCATCCAAAAGGCATACCGTTAAAAAATTTACCCTTAGTCGTTAATCCGCATGGTGGGCCCTGGGCAAGAGATTCGTGGGGCTATGATGCATACGCCCAGTTGTTGGCTAATCGGGGTTATGCGGTGCTTCAACCCAATTTTAGAAGTTCTACAGGTTTTGGAAAAAAATTTATGGATGCTGGCAACAAAGAATGGGGAGATAAAATGCAAGATGATATTACATGGGGTGTCAAATATTTAATCCAAAAAGGAATCGTAGACCCTAAAAGAGTGGGGATAATGGGTGGTTCTTATGGTGGTTATGCTACATTGGCAGGTTTAACCTTCACTCCAGATCTTTATGCATGTGGAGTTTCCATCGTTGGGCCGTCTAGTTTATTAACATTACTACAAACCATTCCACCTTACTGGGAAGCAGGTAGAAAGATATTTCATGAACGAATGGGTGATCCAACAACAGTCGAAGGAGAAGCCCAACTCAAAAGACAATCCCCATTATTTTCTGTGGACAACATCAAAGTTCCATTATTGGTTGTTCAGGGAGCTAATGATCCAAGGGTCAAAAAAGCAGAATCTGATCAAATTGTAGTTGCCATGCGAGATAAAAACCTTGCGGTAGAATATATCTGTGCTCCAGACGAAGGCCATGGATTTGCAAGACCTGTCAATAGTATGGCTTTTATTGCAGCTGCTGAAAAATTCCTTGCCAAACATTTGGGAGGGCGGTATCAGGCAGACATCAAACCAGAAATAGAGGCTCGGTTAAAAGAAATTACGGTTGAGGTATCTACTTTGGTTTTAAATAGAGATTAG
- a CDS encoding SET domain-containing protein-lysine N-methyltransferase produces MQRIPSLYFAPSGQIGRGVFTTAIIPDGSIIEICPVIIIPAHEVDIIHHTELHDYYFIWGEDDDQAAIALGYGSLYNHSYKPNANFSLNLDDLTIEIIAIKDIEAGEEITFNYHGDPDAEDEVWFDETGKRVKRIKVI; encoded by the coding sequence ATGCAACGCATCCCAAGTTTATATTTTGCTCCAAGTGGACAGATCGGTCGAGGAGTTTTTACAACCGCCATAATACCTGATGGCTCCATTATAGAAATCTGCCCGGTGATTATTATTCCTGCGCATGAGGTTGATATTATCCATCATACTGAATTGCATGATTATTATTTTATTTGGGGCGAAGATGATGACCAGGCAGCTATTGCACTAGGATATGGTTCCCTGTATAACCATTCTTATAAACCTAATGCAAACTTCTCTTTAAATCTCGATGATCTTACTATCGAAATTATAGCTATAAAAGATATTGAAGCCGGTGAAGAAATAACGTTCAACTATCACGGAGATCCAGATGCTGAAGATGAGGTTTGGTTTGATGAAACGGGGAAAAGGGTGAAACGGATTAAAGTAATTTAA
- a CDS encoding ribose-phosphate pyrophosphokinase, which yields MQHVKLFSGTQSLYLASQISDHYGFPLGDLKTSKFSDGEMQPVINESVRGTFSFFIQSTFAPSDNLLELLLMIDAAKRASADYITAVIPYFGYARQDRKDKPRVPISSKLIANLLVAAGANRIMTMDLHADQIQGFFDIPVDHLKSEAIFMPYLESQNLDNVIFSCPDVGGVKRARTYAKYFNTDLVICDKYRKRANEVESMTVIGDVKGKEVILVDDIIDTAGTLSKAADALIDKGALRVRAICTHPVLSGKAYDIITNSKIEELIVSDTIPLKQQNSKIQVLSSAKLFARAIRNTHEHRSITALFMDKS from the coding sequence ATGCAGCATGTAAAGCTTTTTTCTGGTACACAATCCTTGTATCTAGCCTCACAAATTTCTGATCATTATGGATTTCCTTTGGGCGATTTGAAAACTTCAAAATTTAGTGATGGAGAAATGCAACCCGTTATTAATGAGTCTGTTAGAGGTACATTTTCCTTTTTTATTCAATCTACGTTTGCGCCATCAGACAATTTATTAGAGCTTTTACTTATGATAGATGCGGCCAAAAGGGCATCTGCAGATTACATAACCGCGGTAATTCCATATTTTGGGTATGCCCGTCAAGACCGAAAAGACAAGCCTAGGGTACCCATTTCTTCAAAATTGATAGCCAACTTGCTCGTAGCAGCTGGTGCTAATAGAATTATGACTATGGATCTTCACGCGGATCAAATTCAAGGTTTTTTTGATATTCCGGTGGATCACTTGAAGTCAGAGGCCATTTTTATGCCCTATTTGGAAAGCCAAAATTTGGATAATGTCATTTTTTCATGTCCAGATGTGGGTGGTGTCAAACGGGCCAGGACTTATGCAAAATATTTTAACACCGATCTTGTGATTTGCGATAAATACCGCAAGAGGGCAAATGAAGTGGAGAGCATGACCGTCATTGGAGATGTAAAGGGTAAAGAAGTTATCCTTGTAGATGATATTATTGATACAGCAGGTACTTTGTCCAAGGCTGCTGATGCTTTAATTGACAAAGGAGCCCTTCGCGTTAGGGCTATTTGTACTCATCCGGTGCTTTCTGGAAAGGCCTATGATATTATCACTAATTCAAAAATTGAAGAGCTTATTGTGTCTGATACCATACCTCTGAAACAACAAAATAGCAAAATCCAAGTCCTTTCTTCGGCTAAATTGTTTGCCCGGGCAATTAGAAATACACATGAGCACAGGTCTATCACAGCACTTTTTATGGATAAATCGTAA
- a CDS encoding rhomboid family intramembrane serine protease encodes MIEDIKIQRDHFIYSLKIALGIVVFCIIVHLIFIIIPTPKYYWSIYPRDLGQWYGIFTGHYIHASWGHLASNLPPLFVTVMMIFFFYRSIGWAVYSMIWVLTGFAVFMFARNSSHIGASGLVYGLIAFVFFSGIFRRNIKSVVLMVIMVIMYSGYTAGFIPTDEKVSWESHLFGAIAGLWTAFIFRNYREKDEVIKKPDWYNDHTNKEYYLPRDAFDKTIAERDEEERIKKEEELNSGFTTHSLW; translated from the coding sequence ATGATAGAAGATATCAAAATACAACGGGATCATTTTATCTATAGTCTAAAAATAGCATTAGGTATTGTTGTATTTTGTATTATTGTACATCTGATTTTTATTATCATACCTACACCAAAATATTATTGGAGTATTTATCCTCGTGATTTAGGTCAATGGTATGGAATCTTTACCGGACATTATATTCATGCCAGTTGGGGACATTTAGCCAGCAACCTTCCTCCCCTATTCGTGACGGTCATGATGATCTTTTTTTTCTATCGAAGTATTGGTTGGGCGGTTTATTCTATGATTTGGGTTCTTACGGGTTTCGCTGTATTTATGTTCGCACGTAATTCTTCACATATAGGTGCCAGTGGATTGGTCTATGGACTTATAGCTTTTGTATTTTTTTCAGGAATATTTAGACGCAATATTAAATCCGTGGTACTTATGGTAATCATGGTCATAATGTATAGCGGATATACTGCAGGATTTATTCCAACGGATGAGAAAGTTTCCTGGGAAAGCCATTTATTCGGTGCCATTGCAGGATTATGGACTGCATTTATTTTTAGAAATTATCGCGAGAAGGATGAAGTCATTAAAAAACCAGATTGGTATAATGATCACACAAATAAAGAATATTATTTGCCTCGGGATGCGTTTGATAAAACGATAGCAGAACGAGACGAAGAAGAACGAATTAAGAAAGAAGAAGAACTTAATTCAGGATTTACCACCCATTCATTATGGTAG
- a CDS encoding 1-acyl-sn-glycerol-3-phosphate acyltransferase yields MLYSFLKVFIKKCLQYYFNQINVFGTENIPPKGPTLFISNHPSSFMEGLLIACYQEQTLHFLVRGDMFEKAWLKPLLHKTNQIPIYRFRDGFEKLRNNKGTFSHSFDKLGENHSILIFPEASTQLVRYLRPLQKGAARLAIGSIEEKNMDDLIIVPCGIHYSNVIQSSSNVLLFFGPGISVRKWMEDHNMVNDKISQLTTDLETELGNVIMSIPEKTDQQIYDQLSCVLNNSNNTETEDVPFRYFSNHKNILKLLKSQEIQTRKAMQEYTSHYSNIEALEFALLRPLSEKIILFIELVLYFFIGLPGFITNVIPIGIAEQFTKNKIKNKEFIAPVKFILSVLFTLVFSIFWLIFWTSILGFVNGLIVVIGLQFSFYYFIQFKHKSKLGKYLFNLNIYQNKNRLMEKRNEVLKLFEIPL; encoded by the coding sequence ATGCTTTATTCATTTTTAAAAGTATTTATTAAGAAGTGCCTGCAATACTATTTTAACCAAATAAATGTATTCGGTACAGAAAACATACCTCCAAAAGGTCCGACTTTATTTATTTCTAATCATCCAAGTTCCTTTATGGAAGGATTGCTCATCGCCTGTTACCAAGAGCAAACATTACATTTTTTGGTACGCGGAGATATGTTCGAAAAGGCCTGGTTGAAACCCTTATTGCATAAGACTAATCAAATACCGATCTATCGGTTCAGAGATGGATTTGAGAAACTCCGGAACAATAAAGGTACCTTTTCGCATTCTTTTGACAAACTGGGCGAGAATCACTCCATTCTGATTTTTCCAGAAGCCAGTACTCAACTGGTTCGTTATCTAAGACCGCTGCAAAAAGGTGCAGCTCGATTGGCAATAGGATCCATTGAAGAAAAAAACATGGATGATTTGATCATCGTTCCATGTGGAATACATTATTCCAATGTAATTCAATCATCAAGTAATGTATTGTTGTTTTTTGGCCCGGGTATTTCAGTGCGAAAATGGATGGAAGATCACAACATGGTTAATGATAAAATTAGCCAGTTAACAACAGATCTTGAAACGGAATTAGGGAATGTCATTATGTCTATTCCTGAAAAAACAGACCAGCAAATTTACGATCAATTGTCTTGTGTCTTGAACAATTCGAACAATACAGAAACAGAGGATGTACCATTCAGATATTTTTCTAATCACAAAAACATATTAAAGTTACTTAAAAGTCAAGAAATACAAACAAGAAAAGCAATGCAGGAATATACTTCCCATTATTCTAACATTGAAGCTTTAGAATTTGCATTATTAAGACCCTTGAGCGAAAAAATCATACTTTTTATCGAATTGGTCCTCTATTTTTTCATAGGACTTCCCGGATTTATAACCAATGTCATTCCAATCGGAATTGCTGAACAATTTACCAAAAATAAAATAAAAAACAAAGAATTCATTGCTCCTGTTAAGTTCATACTGAGCGTACTGTTTACTTTAGTGTTTTCGATATTTTGGCTCATATTTTGGACCAGTATATTAGGCTTTGTTAATGGTCTCATTGTTGTTATTGGATTGCAATTTTCGTTTTACTATTTTATACAATTTAAACATAAATCCAAATTAGGAAAATACTTATTCAATCTGAATATATATCAAAACAAAAATAGATTGATGGAAAAAAGAAATGAAGTATTAAAATTATTTGAAATTCCTTTATAA
- a CDS encoding YtxH domain-containing protein, whose protein sequence is MKTNKLAVGLLVGLSIGGIVGVLFAPKKGSKLRKKMFNKGSELTESLKSKFGDVITNVADSFELGQ, encoded by the coding sequence ATGAAAACAAATAAACTTGCTGTTGGTCTATTAGTCGGATTGTCTATTGGTGGTATAGTTGGTGTTTTATTTGCACCAAAAAAGGGCTCAAAATTGAGAAAAAAAATGTTTAATAAGGGAAGTGAATTGACTGAATCATTGAAATCAAAATTTGGAGATGTGATTACTAATGTGGCAGATAGTTTTGAACTTGGACAATAA
- a CDS encoding 50S ribosomal protein L25 yields the protein MQVVTLNGKERSQIGKTAAKNYRKEGLVPCVLYSKEENIHFNADPVELKSLIYSPDFKYADIVLNGKTHRCILKEIQFHPVSDAISHIDFLKLVKGTPVRVEVPLKLNGAPVGVKSGGKLVQKMRSIKIKTTPEHLVAEMNIDVSNLDLGQIMRIRDITPAKGVDIVTSAATPVVSVEIPRALKTTETATPAKK from the coding sequence ATGCAAGTGGTTACATTAAACGGTAAAGAAAGAAGCCAAATTGGCAAAACAGCTGCTAAAAACTATCGTAAAGAAGGTTTAGTGCCATGTGTGTTATATTCTAAAGAAGAGAATATCCATTTTAACGCTGATCCGGTTGAGTTAAAATCTTTAATTTATAGCCCTGATTTCAAGTATGCCGACATTGTTTTAAATGGCAAAACGCATCGTTGTATATTGAAGGAAATTCAATTTCATCCGGTTTCTGATGCAATTTCACATATTGATTTTCTAAAATTAGTGAAAGGAACTCCTGTAAGAGTTGAAGTACCTCTTAAATTAAATGGAGCTCCTGTTGGTGTTAAGTCTGGGGGTAAACTGGTTCAAAAAATGCGTAGCATTAAGATTAAGACCACTCCAGAACATTTAGTTGCTGAGATGAATATTGATGTTTCTAACTTAGACCTAGGTCAAATTATGAGAATTAGAGATATTACGCCTGCAAAAGGTGTTGATATTGTAACTTCTGCAGCAACTCCAGTGGTTTCTGTTGAAATTCCTAGAGCACTTAAAACTACAGAAACAGCAACTCCTGCTAAGAAATAA
- a CDS encoding CsbD family protein, whose protein sequence is MNTIEVKGNWNEQKGKLKQKFAILTDNDLMFVEGKRDEMLGRLQIKLGKSKEELQTILSEL, encoded by the coding sequence ATGAACACAATAGAAGTTAAGGGAAATTGGAACGAACAAAAGGGAAAACTAAAACAAAAATTTGCTATTTTGACTGATAACGATTTGATGTTTGTCGAAGGAAAACGAGATGAAATGTTAGGTAGACTTCAGATTAAATTGGGCAAATCAAAGGAAGAATTACAGACTATTTTATCAGAGCTTTAG
- a CDS encoding thymidine kinase: protein MFLEPGFKSQRSGWIEVICGSMFSGKTEELIRRLKRARIANQKVEIFKPSQDTRYDDRQVVSHDENMIMSVPISNSKDILLLKPETQVVGIDEAQFFDAELPKHCQTLANQGIRVIIAGLDMDFKGIPFGPMPYLLAVAEYITKVHAICPHCGNLATHSYRISSEESTIVLGEKDKYEPRCRTCFGMGNILTFR, encoded by the coding sequence ATGTTCCTAGAGCCAGGGTTTAAATCTCAACGTAGTGGATGGATTGAAGTGATCTGTGGGTCCATGTTTAGTGGAAAAACCGAAGAATTGATCCGCAGACTCAAAAGGGCTCGTATAGCCAATCAAAAAGTAGAGATCTTTAAACCGAGTCAGGATACGCGATATGATGACCGTCAGGTGGTATCACATGATGAGAATATGATCATGTCGGTTCCAATCTCTAACTCGAAAGATATATTATTACTCAAACCCGAAACCCAAGTAGTAGGTATTGACGAAGCCCAGTTTTTTGATGCTGAATTACCGAAACATTGTCAGACTTTGGCCAATCAGGGCATCAGAGTGATTATTGCAGGTTTAGACATGGATTTCAAAGGTATACCTTTTGGGCCAATGCCATACTTATTAGCCGTTGCAGAATACATCACAAAAGTCCATGCTATTTGCCCACATTGTGGCAATCTGGCCACCCATTCCTATCGCATTAGTTCAGAGGAGTCAACCATAGTACTTGGCGAAAAAGATAAGTATGAACCTAGATGCCGCACCTGCTTCGGAATGGGGAATATTTTGACGTTTCGTTAA
- the miaA gene encoding tRNA (adenosine(37)-N6)-dimethylallyltransferase MiaA, with translation MNKKMFFCAGMSKTLIIISGPTGIGKSNLAMELASVYKTSIVSADSRQLFKQVDIGTAKPTIQDQTKIKHYFIDHIPVNGTYNVGQYVNEASLVIDQEFESKGHVILCGGTGLYIKALIEGIDYFPEVDPSIDHEINAIFNDKGILALQTELFRIDPVYYEQVDLMNSRRLIRAIGVSRSLGKPYSSLLTNPKKSSTYNIAYVSLTMERTELYNRINSRTENMLEQGLLSETKSLIEYRNCQALDTVGYKEMFQFMDGQLSYDLAVDKIKQHTRNYAKRQVTWFNKFMPKPHFNMNQIDEMVQYINRISEI, from the coding sequence ATGAATAAAAAGATGTTTTTTTGTGCAGGAATGAGTAAGACACTAATTATAATTTCTGGCCCTACTGGTATTGGGAAATCTAATTTAGCTATGGAACTGGCATCTGTGTACAAAACCTCCATTGTTTCAGCTGATAGCCGCCAATTATTTAAGCAAGTGGATATTGGAACGGCTAAGCCCACCATTCAAGATCAAACAAAAATCAAACATTATTTTATAGATCATATTCCAGTGAACGGCACATACAATGTGGGACAATATGTTAATGAAGCAAGCTTGGTTATTGACCAAGAATTTGAATCTAAAGGGCATGTTATTTTATGTGGTGGAACCGGACTTTATATCAAGGCTTTAATTGAAGGTATAGATTATTTTCCTGAGGTTGATCCAAGCATTGATCATGAAATCAATGCAATTTTTAATGACAAGGGGATTCTTGCTTTGCAAACAGAATTATTTCGAATTGACCCTGTTTATTATGAGCAAGTTGATCTGATGAATTCCAGAAGGTTGATTCGCGCTATTGGTGTTTCCAGATCCTTAGGTAAGCCTTATTCTTCCTTGTTGACTAATCCCAAAAAGAGTTCTACCTATAACATTGCTTATGTATCTTTAACAATGGAGCGAACTGAACTCTATAACAGAATTAATTCAAGAACTGAGAACATGTTAGAACAAGGATTATTAAGTGAAACAAAATCGCTCATTGAATATCGTAACTGTCAAGCCTTGGACACTGTTGGTTATAAAGAAATGTTTCAATTTATGGATGGCCAACTTTCATATGATCTGGCTGTTGATAAAATAAAGCAACACACCAGAAATTATGCCAAGCGACAAGTAACTTGGTTTAATAAATTTATGCCAAAACCTCATTTTAATATGAACCAGATTGATGAAATGGTTCAATATATCAATCGAATTAGTGAAATATAA
- a CDS encoding GSCFA domain-containing protein has protein sequence MSFRTIMPILPTPFEVNHTHKIFCIGSCFAEHMFQKFQQSQFKVTPSPFGIVFNSLSIARQLSAILDQDLTLEEDLVYFDHLYHSMLHHSSSSNYDPKAMLHDLNQHLVQANAALIESDFVLITLGTSFYYRLKDSGKIVSNCHRLPQELFTKEQASVEDMVLSFSQMMNRLWKLDPNKKLIFTVSPVRYLRDGFIQNARSKAALLLCCEILEKNFENVFYFPSYELLMDDLRDYRFTQEDMVHPTSQTIDYIWNYFEQVFFNDRTRLINLKIERLNKKLYHRPLFSEHPSHTSLKEMARDELAQLKQDYPEVNFKFNNLEL, from the coding sequence ATGTCTTTTCGAACCATAATGCCGATTTTACCAACACCTTTCGAAGTCAATCATACACATAAGATTTTTTGTATTGGTAGCTGTTTTGCAGAACATATGTTTCAGAAATTTCAACAATCGCAATTCAAAGTTACTCCAAGTCCTTTTGGAATAGTCTTCAATTCATTGAGTATTGCAAGACAATTGAGTGCAATTTTAGATCAGGACTTGACTCTGGAAGAAGATTTAGTTTATTTCGATCATTTGTATCACAGTATGCTCCATCATAGTTCTTCTTCAAATTATGATCCAAAGGCTATGCTGCATGATTTGAATCAACATTTGGTGCAAGCTAATGCTGCACTTATAGAATCGGATTTTGTATTAATTACTTTAGGCACTTCTTTTTATTATCGTTTGAAAGATTCTGGTAAGATCGTATCCAATTGTCATCGTCTACCACAAGAATTATTTACCAAAGAACAAGCTTCTGTTGAAGATATGGTTTTAAGTTTTTCCCAGATGATGAATCGACTTTGGAAATTGGATCCTAATAAAAAGTTGATTTTTACCGTAAGTCCTGTTCGGTATTTGCGTGATGGCTTTATTCAAAATGCTAGAAGTAAAGCAGCTTTATTGTTATGCTGTGAAATCTTAGAAAAAAACTTTGAAAATGTCTTTTATTTTCCTTCGTATGAATTGTTAATGGATGATCTAAGGGATTACCGATTTACACAAGAAGATATGGTTCATCCAACAAGTCAGACGATCGATTACATTTGGAATTATTTTGAACAAGTTTTTTTTAACGATCGTACTCGATTGATCAATTTAAAAATAGAACGACTAAATAAGAAATTATACCATCGACCACTTTTTTCAGAACATCCTTCACATACAAGTTTAAAAGAAATGGCTAGAGATGAATTAGCCCAATTGAAACAGGATTATCCTGAAGTGAATTTTAAGTTCAACAATCTTGAATTATAA
- a CDS encoding T9SS type A sorting domain-containing protein — MKKIIILMILFWIQNKTIILSQRCESYTPSENTTKSIHQLISRNGTIEIPIVFHIVYQTGQDTISNAKIYSQLEILNNIYGYYDPKNNSSIPEEFRTKGAIPGIHFCLAKTDPFGNITTGINRLKTEVVDIGCRGYDIMKKQTGGIDIWNTKKYLNVFIGSRKQCPFAMSSFPWDNDPLIDGIIIDPKYIGSAPKSYPFHLGYTLVHEIGHYLGLNHLSISKKKDDCTTDDDVTDTPTQSFNYYNCPEYPQYSCDQSSMFMNFMSLVDDGCMQLFTKGQVDRLNAMMVQYRSELISNSCNEVLANDFVVYPLANQSGQWYIHSQNFGEWTGTVQLYDISGKQITSISVIQSVGILFPKYTIPMPTGIYFINIKGGQFNVTKKIYHLQYEN, encoded by the coding sequence ATGAAAAAAATAATAATCCTTATGATCTTGTTTTGGATACAAAATAAAACTATCATTTTATCCCAACGGTGTGAAAGTTATACTCCTTCAGAAAATACAACAAAATCAATACATCAACTCATATCTCGTAATGGTACAATTGAAATTCCAATCGTTTTTCATATTGTTTATCAAACTGGTCAAGATACGATATCTAATGCCAAAATATATTCTCAATTAGAAATATTAAATAATATTTACGGCTATTATGATCCAAAAAACAATTCGTCCATCCCAGAAGAATTTAGAACTAAAGGTGCAATACCCGGAATACATTTTTGTTTAGCGAAAACAGATCCATTTGGAAATATCACAACCGGAATTAATCGTTTGAAAACTGAGGTTGTTGATATTGGATGCAGAGGATATGATATTATGAAAAAACAAACCGGTGGGATTGATATATGGAACACTAAAAAATATTTGAATGTTTTTATTGGTTCGAGAAAACAATGCCCTTTTGCCATGTCTTCTTTTCCTTGGGATAATGATCCATTAATTGATGGAATAATCATTGATCCAAAATACATTGGGAGTGCACCTAAAAGTTATCCCTTTCATTTAGGTTATACCTTGGTTCATGAAATAGGACATTACCTTGGATTAAATCATCTCAGCATTTCAAAGAAAAAGGATGACTGCACAACTGATGATGATGTAACGGATACTCCAACTCAATCCTTCAACTATTATAATTGCCCTGAATATCCACAATACAGTTGTGATCAATCGAGTATGTTTATGAATTTTATGAGTTTAGTGGATGATGGTTGCATGCAATTATTTACAAAAGGCCAAGTGGATAGGTTAAATGCTATGATGGTGCAATATAGATCTGAATTAATTAGTAATTCTTGCAATGAAGTCTTGGCAAATGACTTTGTGGTTTATCCATTAGCGAATCAATCCGGGCAATGGTACATCCACTCTCAAAATTTCGGTGAATGGACAGGTACCGTTCAATTATATGATATAAGCGGAAAGCAAATTACATCAATTTCTGTGATTCAAAGTGTTGGAATTCTATTTCCTAAATATACTATACCAATGCCTACCGGAATCTATTTTATTAATATTAAGGGCGGTCAATTCAATGTAACAAAAAAAATATATCATTTACAATATGAAAATTAA